From Solea senegalensis isolate Sse05_10M linkage group LG19, IFAPA_SoseM_1, whole genome shotgun sequence, the proteins below share one genomic window:
- the LOC122784733 gene encoding histone acetyltransferase KAT7-like isoform X2 — MGSLLNYPLRTAGSSSDGTEDSDFSADLEHAEVPENAHRRSSTRLTRASLRLSQSSQDNCSSPTAVAPDEGPDSAAEAAAAAAAAAAAAVAASVFSSGRRITRSQQGATNTTAKRYPLRQSRSSGSDTEGNELKQGEDRDETPPRTPTGNAPSSESDIEVSSPSNDLVSSSNDIVVSQEEDERLAKELSLKEAAAHDLSHRPKRRRFHESYNFNMKCPTPGCNSLGHLTGRHERHFSISGCPLYHNLSVDECKGKASTRDKQAEERTLSHRQDENRHSTRSQAPTDRQLRYKEKVTELRRKKNSGLNKEQKDKHMEHRQSHGTSREPLLENITSDYDLELFRKAQARASDDLDKLRLSGQVSEGSNMIKTILFGRYELDTWYHSPYPEEYARLGRLYMCEFCLKYMKSQTILRRHMAKCVWKHPPGDEIYRKGNISVFEVDGKKNKIYCQNLCLLAKLFLDHKTLYYDVEPFLFYVMTEADNTGCHLVGYFSKEKNSFLNYNVSCILTMPQYMRQGYGKMLIDFSYLLSKVEEKVGSPERPLSDLGLISYRSYWKEVLLRYLNNFQGKEISIKEISQETAVNPVDIVSTLQSLQMLKYWKGKHLVLKRQDLIDDWKAKETKRGNSKTIDPTALKWTPPKGT, encoded by the exons ATGGGATCTTTGTTGAATTATCCGCTg AGGACCGCAGGCAGCAGCTCAGACGGAACCGAGGACTCGGATTTTTCCGCCGACCTCGAACACGCCGAAGTTCCCGAGAACGCGCACAGACGTAGCAGCACGCGCCTGACCCGCGCGTCACTGCGCCTCAGTCAGAGCTCACAAG ATAACTGCAGTTCTCCAACAGCTGTGGCTCCTGATGAAGGTCCTGattcagcagcagaggcagcagcagcagcagcggcggcggcagcagcagcagtggcagcatcGGTCTTCTCCTCTGGGCGCAGGATCACACGCAGCCAACAGGGGGCGACAAACACCACAGCCAAAAGATACCCACTGCGTCAGAGTAGGTCATCTGGCTCAGACACTGAGGGTAATG AACTAAAACAGGGGGAGGACCGGGACGAGACTCCTCCCCGCACTCCAACAGGCAACGCCCCATCCTCGGAGTCCGACATTGAGGTTTCCAGCCCAAGCAACGACCTTGTGTCTTCCAGCAATGATATTGTAGTGtcacaggaggaggacgagagaTTGGCGAAAGAGCTGTCACTCAAAGAGGCCGCCGCCCACGACCTCTCCCACCGGCCCAAACGACGGCGCTTTCATGAAAGCTACAACTTCAACATGAAGTGTCCCACACCTGGCTGCAACTCACTGG GTCATCTAACAGGGAGACATGAGAGACATTTCTCTATATCTGGATGTCCTCTCTACCACAACTTGTCTGTTGATGAGTGCAAg ggcAAGGCGTCAACGCGCGACAAACAGGCTGAGGAAAGGACGCTGTCACACCGCCAGGACGAGAACAGACATTCCACAAGAAGCCAG GCTCCAACAGATCGTCAACTGCGCTACAAGGAGAAGGTAACTgagctgaggaggaagaagaactCTGGCCTCAATAAGGAACAGAAGGACAAGCACATG GAGCACCGTCAAAGCCACGGGACGAGCCGGGAGCCACTGCTGGAGAACATCACCAGTGACTACGACCTTGAGCTGTTCAGGAAAGCGCAGGCACGTGCATCGGACGACCTT GATAAACTCCGTCTGTCCGGTCAGGTGTCAGAGGGCAGCAACATGATAAAGACGATCCTGTTTGGCCGCTATGAGCTGGACACCTGGTACCACTCTCCATATCCCGAGGAGTACGCCCGCCTGGGGAGGCTCTACATGTGCGAGTTTTGCCTTAAGTACATGAAGAGCCAGACCATTTTGCGTAGGCACATG GCGAAGTGTGTGTGGAAGCATCCTCCAGGTGACGAGATCTACAGAAAAGGGAACATCTCTGTGTTTGAGGTGGATGGAAAGAAGAATAAG ATTTACTGCCAGAACCTGTGTTTGCTGGCCAAACTCTTCCTGGACCACAAGACCCTCTATTACGATGTTGAACCTTTCCTCTTCTACGTCATGACTGAAGCTGACAACACAGGCTGCCACTTGGTCGGATACTTCTCTAAG gAGAAGAACTCTTTCCTGAACTACAACGTCTCCTGTATCCTCACTATGCCACAGTACATGAGGCAGGGCTATGGCAAAATGCTCATAGACTTCA GTTACCTGCTATCCAaggtggaggagaaggtggGGTCACCTGAGCGTCCTCTGTCTGACTTGGGCCTCATCAGCTACCGCAGTTACTGGAAGGAAGTGCTGCTGCGCTACCTGAACAATTTTCAAGGCAAGGAGATCTCCATCAAAG AGATCAGTCAGGAGACGGCAGTGAACCCTGTGGATATTGTCAGCACGCTGCAGTCCCTCCAAATGCTCAAGTACTGGAAAGGGAAGCACTTGGTGTTAAAGAGACAG GACCTTATTGATGACTGGAAGGCCAAGGAGACCAAACGGGGCAACAGCAAGACTATTGATCCCACAGCCTTAAAATGGACACCGCCTAAAGGGACGTAG